CGATGATGCGGCGGTTGCCGAAGATGATCCACGAGGGATCGAACTCGGCCTTCCATCCCACGTTGATGTTGCCCACCTCGAGGTAGGTGCCCTCGGGCGCGGTCATCCGCAGGCCCTCGTCCACCACGCCGGGATGGCCGACCAGCTCGAGCACGACGTCACCGCCCCAGCCGTCGGTGAGCTTCTTCACGCGTTCGATGCGCTCCGCGGGTGTCGAGTCGCGCCGCATGTCCACCACGTCGGTGGCACCGAACTGCTTGGCCAGCTCGAGGCGCTCGTCGATCCCGTCGATGACGATGACCTGGCTGGCGCCCATCTCGCGCGCCACCGCGCAGGCGTAGACGCCGAGCCCGCCCGCGCCCTGCACGACCACGGTCTGGCCGGCGCGGAGCGCGGCGATGTCGAGCCCCGCGTACACCTGGGTGTACGCGCAGTTGATGCCCGCGGCCATCTCGTCGGTGATCTCAGAGCCGAGCTTGAATACCGCGTGATTGGGCCGGAGGTAGAAGTACTGGCCGAAGCCGCCCTGAAAGTGCGGCCACACCTCGCAGGATACGAGCCAGTTGGCCTGCCGCACCGGGCACGACTTGAACTGGCGGCGCAGGCACGCCTTGCACCGCCCACACGGGAAGAAGTAGCGGTACAGCACGCGATCGCCCACGACGAGAGGCTGGCCCGCGGTGTCGGTGGTGACGCCGGGGCCGAGCTTGGCCACCGTGCCCACGTGCTCGTGGCCGGTGTTGAGCGGCAGCGGGCGGCCCATCTTCTTGTAGTCCTGCTCGCCGCGCCAGTAGTGCATATCCGAGCCGCACACGTTGGCGAGGGCGATCTTGATGAGCATGGCGCCCGGCTCGGGCTCGGGCACGGGGTACTCACGGATCTCGAACGGGGTGCCGGTGCCGTGGAAGACGGCGAGACGCGCGGTGTCGGGCATGGGGTGCTCCTCTCTAGTAGCCTTCGCCGAGCAGCGGGAAGGCGCTGGTCGCGTGGGGGAGACCGACGGGTGTGGCGGGGCGGAGATAGCTGGGGTCGAGCTGCGAGAGCTTCGTGACGCCGAGTAGGCCCATGGCGATGCGTACCTCCTCCTCGAGGAGCTCGAGCGTGCGGACCAGGCCGGGCGCCCCCGCGGCGGCGAGGCCGCAGCAGGGCAGGCGGCCGAGACCGACGACCTGGGCACCGAGGGCGATCGCCTTCACCACGTCGGTCCCGCGGTAGTAGCCGCCATCCACGAAGATGGTGGCGCGCCCGCCCACCGCCGCCACCACCTCGGGCAGCACGTCGGTGCTGCCCGCGCCGTGATCCAGCTGGCGCCCGCCGTGATTGGACACGTACACGCCGTCCACGCCGTGCTCCACGGCGATGGTCGCGTCCTCCGCGGTGGCGATGCCCTTGAGGATGAGCGGGATGGAGTGCCGGTCCTTGAAGCGCTTGACCTGCTCCCACGACAGCGCCGCCTGGAAGTCCACCCCGGTGACGTTCTGGCGCCACGGCTTCACGAAGCGACGGGCGAGGTCGCGCTCCCGCCGGCTGTACATGGCGGTGTCCACCGTCATGCAGAACGCGGCGTAGCCGTGGTTGATCGCGCGCTTGACGTGATCGTCCACGAACTGGTCGTCGCCGCGCACGTAGAGCTGGAAGATGCGAAAGTTGTCCGCGGCGGCCGCGGTGGCCTCGAGACCAGGGTTGCACGCGGAGGAGAGCATCTGGGGCACGCCGAACTCGCCCGAGCCGATGGCGGCGGTGGCGCCGCCGCCCGGCGCGAACGACTCGATGGAGCCGATGGGCGCCAGCATCACCGGCAGACGCACCCGGCGGCCGAAGAGGGTGGAGGACGGATCCACCCCGCGCACGTCCCGGAGCACGCGCGGACGGAAGGCGAGAGAGTCCAGCGCCTGCCGGTTGCGGCGCAGCGTAGTCTCGGTCTCGGTGCCGCCCATGAGGTAATCCCACGGACCCGGCGCCAGGTTGTGCCGCGCCGCCTTGACGATCTCGTGCAGGGTCTGGAACCGCTCGGCCAGATTCGACGTCATGACTCTCCTCGATGCAGGCGGTCTGGATCGGAGAAAGGGTGATCCCAGAAGCGCGCGGCCGTCGCCACGGAGAGCTCGATGTCCTCCTCGAGGAGGTAGCCGGCCCGGGCGAGGAGGACGGCGGCCTCCCGCACGCGTGAGAGGTAGTCCGCGCGGGATGCATAGCGTTCCTCGAGAGAAGGCCGGGGATCGCCGGAGGCCTCGCGCTCCGCGCGGGTGCGCGGGAAGGGCAGCGTCGCGCCGCCGAACACGAGGAGCTGCTCGGCTCCGCCGATATCGGGATGCCGGAGCGTCCAGCCCGTGTGGGTCGCCACCGGCACCGTCAGCTCGGGCAGCACGATTCCCGCGACCTCGTTGCCGTCGGCGTCCACCGCGGAGACGAGCGAGCCGAAGGCGCGGCCCGGCTTCGGCGGCAGCGTCGCCCAGTCGAGGCGGCGCGGCTTGGCGTGGTGCGGGAGGTAGTGCGCGTGAGGAATGGCGGCGAACACGTGGGCCAGCCGCTCCGGCGGCACCGCGGTGCCATCGGCGAGGCGCGGGTGCTGGCTCGGCGGCGGCTCCACGTCCTCGGTGACCCAGCGGTCGAGATTCACGAGGCCGGCGCGGAGCAGCGGGGAGTAGTCCACGATCCCGCGGAGATTCTGGGATTTGTCGACCGCGCCGGTGGGGTCGGCGGGCGCGATCTGGATGTCACTGGGCGGCCAGATCCCGAGGCCATGCTCGGTGCCGGCGTAGTGGTACACGCGCACGTTGGGGCCGTGGGCCATGTCGCGCTCGCCGTCGGGGTCCGTGTGCACCAGCGAGGCGTCGCCGCGGTGATACTCGGCCGACGTGTTGGTATAGAAGGCGCGCAGGCGGCTGCCGCGCGCGTCCAGCCGCGCGTGAAGGGCATCCTTCATGCCGGTGTCCCGGTCCGTTGCCGGCTGATCGGAGAACGGGAAGAGATGCATCATCATGTGGTTGCGGTCCTTTGAGTTCTGGCCGAAGCGCTGGTTGAACTCGCCTCGCATCCCGCCCGCCACGTTGGCGAAGATCCCGTCGAAGGCTTCGCGCCCCGCCTCGTCGAGGTTCAGATCCTCGTAGGCGAACGTGCGCAGGAGCCGGCCCGTTTGCGACCGCCCATACGCGTAAGCCCAACGTATGATGCCGGGCGCCGGGTTGCCCTCGGCGGCGCTGCCGTGCTTGAGCCACGACACCGCCTCGCGCAGCGCCGCCATCGAGAGGCCCAGCACCGGCGCGCCCTCGGCGGTGTAGGCGATCTGGTAGAGTCGCCCCTTGGCGAAGCCGCCGTCGAGGTGGATGTGGCGCGGATCGGGAATCACGCGCCCACTCTCCATTCGGGCAAAGCGCCATTGTTCGCGCGGGATGACCTCCGCCGGCCCGTCGGGCTGGTCGCGCACGGTCAGGAGCGCGTCGCGCTCGTCGAGATCCGCGGCGCGATAGGCGAGGTGGCCGCGGTCGGACAGCAGGAAATCGGACACGTCGCGCGCTGACTGGAGCTGCGTGTAGACGCGGCCGCGGAGCGGACGGCCCTCGACGTCGCGCGCCTCCGGGGCCTGCATGCGGTGGAGGCCGGCGATCTCGGGCACGTCGCACTGCCAGCCGCACGAGATCACCACCCAGCCGCGCTTCATGAGAAAGCCGTCGCCCACGTCGATGGGCGGGTTCGGGTCGGCGCCGGGGACGAAGGCCGGCCGGGTAGCGCGGTTGAAGTTCGGCACCGCGACGGTGTTGCCGCGATTGACGACGTCGAGCAGGACGCGTCCGCTGCACCGCGCCCGATTCACGGGCAGCAGGATCGACACGTCGCTCCACCATTCGACGCGGCCGGCCGCGCTGCGCGGGGCCAGCTCCACGTCGGTGATGCGCCGGTTGGCGGCGTGGAGGGGATCGACGGCGAAGTGCAGCCGCCCCTTGAGCTCCTCGTAGGGCCCGACGTCACCGCCCGCGCCGCGGAACGGCGCGCCGCCGGCGAGAGGCCGCCGCATCATCACCTCGAAGCGGGTCACCGCCATGGAAGGTCCTCAGTCGGCGCCGACGAGACGGGGCAGGACCTGGCCGATCGAGCCACGCAGGACGACGTCGGCGAGATCGTCCATGGCGGTGGGCTCGGCATTGAGGATGATGAGGCGCGCGCCCGCCTCCCTGGCCACCGGCACCACGCCGGCGATGGGGAACACGGCGAGCGTAGTGCCCACGGCGAGGAGGAGATCGCAGCGCTCGGCCGCGCGCTGGGCGCGCTCGAGGTCGTCGCGGACCAGCGCCTGGCCGAACGAGATCGTCGCGGACTTCAAGATGCCGCCGCAGGAGCGGCACGCGGGATCGGCCTCGCCCGCGCGCACGCGCGCCAGCGCCCGCTCCATCGGCGCGCGCTCGTTGCAGGAGAGACACACGACTTCTCGCATGGTCCCGTGGATCTCCACGATGCGGGCGGGATCGGAGCCCGCCTTCGCGTGGAGGCCGTCCACGTTCTGCGTGATCAGGATGTCGAGCTTGCCGCGGCGCTCGAGGAACACCAGCGCGCGGTGGCCGGCGTTTGGCTCGGCGGTCCAGGCGGGCGACTCGAGGCGGCTCTGCCAGGCGCGCTTACGCACCTCGGGATCCGCCACGTAGTGCTGGATCGTCGCCATCTTCTCGGCCTTGGGATCGCGCGTCCACACGCCTTGCGGCCCGCGGAAGTCGGGAATTCCGGACTCGGTGGAGATGCCTGCGCCGGTGAGGACGACAATTCGGTGAGCCGCGTCGATGATGTCGCGTGCAGCGCCCTCCTCGCTCCGCTCGGAACCCATCATGTATCCGCTCGGCTCGCCTTCGGCTGCGCCTCGCCAGGCGCCTCGCCGAGGCACTCGGCAAGGAGCTCGAGGGCGGCGCGGGTGAAGGCCCACATGTTGGCCTCGCGGTCGCTGCGGCGCGTCTCGATCGTCCGCGCGCGCTCCACCGGGCCCACCACCGCTATGCAGGTGTGGCCGGCGGCGTCGCCATAACGGTTGCCGGTGGGGCCGGCGGCGCCGGTCTCCCCAACCGCCCACGTGGTGCCCAGGCGCTCGCGAATCGTCCGCGCGTTGATGAGCGCCGAGGCTTCGGTGCTGGAGCGGACGCCCTTCACCGCCTCGTCGGGCAAGGTCAGCAGCGCGCGGCGAGCCCCCTGGGTGTAGATGACGCCGCCGCCCATGAAGTACTTCGAGGCGCCGGGGATGGACAGAAGCGCGGCCGCGATGAGCCCCCCGGTGGAGGACTCGGACACCGCCACCGTGTCCCCGCGCGCGACGAGGCGCGCGGCGACGGGCGCGGCGAGGCTGGAGAGGAGCTCGGGCACGGCGCCGAGGATAGCACGGGCGCGGCCCCCTTGCCGGGCCCGGGGCGCGCGCCTATCATGGCTCCCTCGCATCCATCGACCACTCTGTGGAGGCCATCATGGGTCAGCTGGACGGCAAGGTCGCCATCGTCACAGGCTCGGGACGAGGGATCGGCAGGGAAGTGGCGCTGCGCCTCGCGCGCGACGGCGCCAATATCGTGGTGAACGATCTCGACGACGAGCCGGCGCGGGAGACCATCGCCCTCGTGGAGAAGCTGGGACGCAAGGCGGTGGCCTGCGTGGGCAACGTCACCGCGACGGACTTCGGCGATCGCATCGTCGAGACCGCGGTGAAGCAGCTCGGCGGCGTCCACGTGATCGTGAACAACGCCGGGTACACGTGGGACAACGTGATCCAGAAGATGACCGACGAGCAGTGGTACGCGATCATCGACGTGCACGTCACTGCGCCCTTCCGCATCCTCCGCGCCTTCGCCAACTACCTCCGGCCCGTGGTCGAGGCCGAAGCAAAGAGCGGTCAGAGAATAGTCCGGAAGATCGTCAACGTGTCGTCCACCTCCGGGACCAACGGGAACGCGGGCCAGGTCAACTACTCCGCGGGCAAGGCGGCGATGGTCGGCGTCACCAAGACGCTGGCGAAGGAGTGGGGCCGCTACAACGTGACGGTGAACTGCGTGGCCTTCGGGTACATCCAGACCCGCCTCACCCAGCCCCTCGCCGAGGGCGAGGCCGGGACCATCGAGGTGGACGGGCGCAAAGTGCGGGTGGGGGTGCAGGGCACGCGCATCGCGGCCATGAACCAGACCATTCCGCTCGGGCGTGGGGGCACGCCCGCGGAGGCGGCCGGCGCGATCTATCTCTTTTGCAGCCCGGATTCGGACTACGTCAGCGGGCAGACCCTGGTCGTCACCGGAGGCCTCTGATGGCGCGCAAGCCTGCGCTCAGCCTGGCCGCGGTGCCCGGCCGTCGCCGCGCCACGCTGGAGCTGGCCCAGCGGATCGAGCAGGAAGGTTACGCCGGGATCTATTGCCCGAGCATGAACGATGGGCTGGCGTTGTGTGAGGCCATCGCGCAGGTGACCCGGACCATCCCATTCGGGACCAGCATCGCGAACATCTACACCCGGCACGCGTATGACTTCGCGGGCACCGCCGCCTTCGTCCACGAGCTGTCAGGCGGACGGTTCCGCTTCGGCATCGGGGTAAGCCACGGGCCGGCGCACCAGCGCCTGGGGGTGAGGCCGGGCAAGCCGCTCGAGGACATCCGGAAGTTCGTGGCCGACCTTCGGGACGGCGGCAAGACCGCCGGAGAGCTCCCGCCCGTCGTGCTGGCGACGCTACGCCAGAAGATGGTGGCGCTTTCCGCCGAGATCGCCGAGGGCGCGGTGTGGGCCAATGCCGCGCGCTCGCACATGGCGACGTCGCTGAAGCACCTGCCGGAAGCGAGGCGGAAGGATCCCAAGTTCTTCATCGGCAACATGGTGCCCACCGTGGTGGCGGAGGACCGCGCCGCCGCGGCCGCAGTGAACCGGAAGACCCTGGTGAACTACGTCAAGCTGCCGAACTACCAGAACTACTGGATCGAGGCGGGCTTCGAGGAGGAGATGACGGCGATCCGCAAGGCCATCGCGGCCCGCGAGGACGACCGCATCCCGTCGCTCATGTCCGACCGCTGGCTCCGCGAGGTCACGCTCTACGGCACCGCCGCGGACGTGCGGGAGGGGATCGAGGCCTGGTACGCCACCGGCATCAACACCTTGATCGTGGTGCCCTCGTCCACCCGCGGCGGCCAGATGGTCGCCTTCCAGGAAGTCATGGAGGCTCTGCGATAGATGAGCGCCCCCGGCGTCGACGTCTCCCGACTCAGCATGCCGCTCAACGAGGCCATCTTCACCCAGCGGGCGATCCGCCGCTTCAAGCCCGATCCCATCCCGATGGCGGACCTCCGCCTGATCATCGAGGCGGCGGTGCGCGCGCCCAACGGCGGCAATCAGCAGGTCGGCCGCCTTCTCGTCCTCACCGATCGGGCCATCATCCGCGAGTTCGGCGCGCTCTACCGGGAGGCGTGGTGGGCCAAGCGCTGGGACGACCACAAGTGGACGAAGCCCGAGGACATCCCTCCCGACAACAAGAACTATCGCTCGGCCATGGGCCTCGCCGACTCCATGAAGGACGCGCCCTGCGTCGTGCTGGCCTTCTCCACCGGCTCGGGCGGCGCCAACTCGGTGATCCCCGCAGTGCAGAATCTCATGCTCGCCGCGCGCGCGCTCGGCATCGGCTCGGTGCCGACGACGCTCCACGCCAAGGTGATGGAGCGCGTGAACGCCCTCCTCGGCATTCCCAAGGACGCCACGTTCCAGTTTTGCGTGCCGCTCGGCTATCCGCAGGGCTCGTTCGGCCCCAATAACCGCAAGCCGACGTCGGAGACCACGTTCCTCAACCGCTGGAACGGCGCGGTGCCCTGGAAGTAGCGACGGGCGCTAGCGAGGCGTTGCTCCGGTCGCCGACCGTCGGGCCCGCCGGCGCAGCGCGCCGAGTATCCCCAGGGCGAGGAGACCGGTCGCCTCGAGCTCGACGGTCGCGGGCTCGGGCACCTTCTCGCCCTCCAGGGAGAAGACCGCGTTGAAGGCCGGAGGCGTCGTCCCGCCGACGATATCCATGCCCACGCGCAGCCAGTCCGGGTCCAGGAAGGCGTCTCGCGTCCAGCTCTGGAGATCCGGGTTGTTGGGGGTGCCCGGCGGCACGATCGGCCTCTGCGCGGACAGCCAGAGGAAGTCGCCCGAGTCGAGCTGCACCTGAGGCACGAAGAAGTAATGATCCCCGGGCAGCAGGAACGGGGTCGTGAAGGTCACGTCGAATTCCACTTCCTGTCCGGTCTGCTGCCCATTGCCTCCGGTCGTCTGGCCGGGAGACGGGTGAATGCCGCCGGGGGTCACACTATTGGAGGCCGTGAAGCTCTGAGCCAGCACCTGCGTGCTGAACGTGAGCGTGTTGCTCGCGAAGTCGCGGGTGTCGAAGGCGACATCGGAGGGCGAGTTGTTCCGCGTCGGCACGTGGCCGGACGGCGGCACCGTCGAGTCTAGCGGGAAGACGCGATAGATTTCGACCCCCACGTTTTGCACCGAGGCGCCCAACGGGACGAGCCCGGTGAAGGTCGCGCTATTGATCCGCACGGCCGTGTGCGCGATGAAGTCGTCGGCCGACTCGATCTCGAACTGGGAGCCATTCTCGGGACGGCTCGCCGTCGCCATCTGGCCGTCGGGGCCGTTGGTGCTGAAGCTGAAGGGTGTGGCGTTCGCCGTGCCCGCGATGAGGAATGCTGCCGCGATCGCCGAGCCTATCCCATACCGAAGATTCCTACCCATCCTCCGCCTCCCGCGGTGACTGCGTTGTCGAATCCGGGAGTCGGTGTCCGGGGCACCGGCCGACGATAGGAGGGCAGCAAGCGCGATGCCCGTTGCGCGAAGCGCGTGATGTCGGAAAGTTGCAGTACGGCCGAAACCGCAGGCGTGCGCGATTGTAAAGGCCGCCGACAGCGGTCAGCGTGAGAACGAAAGCTTTGAGACCCTCG
This portion of the Candidatus Methylomirabilota bacterium genome encodes:
- a CDS encoding PEP-CTERM sorting domain-containing protein translates to MGRNLRYGIGSAIAAAFLIAGTANATPFSFSTNGPDGQMATASRPENGSQFEIESADDFIAHTAVRINSATFTGLVPLGASVQNVGVEIYRVFPLDSTVPPSGHVPTRNNSPSDVAFDTRDFASNTLTFSTQVLAQSFTASNSVTPGGIHPSPGQTTGGNGQQTGQEVEFDVTFTTPFLLPGDHYFFVPQVQLDSGDFLWLSAQRPIVPPGTPNNPDLQSWTRDAFLDPDWLRVGMDIVGGTTPPAFNAVFSLEGEKVPEPATVELEATGLLALGILGALRRRARRSATGATPR
- a CDS encoding nitroreductase family protein; this encodes MSAPGVDVSRLSMPLNEAIFTQRAIRRFKPDPIPMADLRLIIEAAVRAPNGGNQQVGRLLVLTDRAIIREFGALYREAWWAKRWDDHKWTKPEDIPPDNKNYRSAMGLADSMKDAPCVVLAFSTGSGGANSVIPAVQNLMLAARALGIGSVPTTLHAKVMERVNALLGIPKDATFQFCVPLGYPQGSFGPNNRKPTSETTFLNRWNGAVPWK
- a CDS encoding CinA family protein, with protein sequence MPELLSSLAAPVAARLVARGDTVAVSESSTGGLIAAALLSIPGASKYFMGGGVIYTQGARRALLTLPDEAVKGVRSSTEASALINARTIRERLGTTWAVGETGAAGPTGNRYGDAAGHTCIAVVGPVERARTIETRRSDREANMWAFTRAALELLAECLGEAPGEAQPKASRADT
- a CDS encoding alpha-hydroxy acid oxidase, with protein sequence MTSNLAERFQTLHEIVKAARHNLAPGPWDYLMGGTETETTLRRNRQALDSLAFRPRVLRDVRGVDPSSTLFGRRVRLPVMLAPIGSIESFAPGGGATAAIGSGEFGVPQMLSSACNPGLEATAAAADNFRIFQLYVRGDDQFVDDHVKRAINHGYAAFCMTVDTAMYSRRERDLARRFVKPWRQNVTGVDFQAALSWEQVKRFKDRHSIPLILKGIATAEDATIAVEHGVDGVYVSNHGGRQLDHGAGSTDVLPEVVAAVGGRATIFVDGGYYRGTDVVKAIALGAQVVGLGRLPCCGLAAAGAPGLVRTLELLEEEVRIAMGLLGVTKLSQLDPSYLRPATPVGLPHATSAFPLLGEGY
- a CDS encoding SDR family NAD(P)-dependent oxidoreductase; this encodes MMGQLDGKVAIVTGSGRGIGREVALRLARDGANIVVNDLDDEPARETIALVEKLGRKAVACVGNVTATDFGDRIVETAVKQLGGVHVIVNNAGYTWDNVIQKMTDEQWYAIIDVHVTAPFRILRAFANYLRPVVEAEAKSGQRIVRKIVNVSSTSGTNGNAGQVNYSAGKAAMVGVTKTLAKEWGRYNVTVNCVAFGYIQTRLTQPLAEGEAGTIEVDGRKVRVGVQGTRIAAMNQTIPLGRGGTPAEAAGAIYLFCSPDSDYVSGQTLVVTGGL
- a CDS encoding Sir2 family NAD-dependent protein deacetylase, whose product is MGSERSEEGAARDIIDAAHRIVVLTGAGISTESGIPDFRGPQGVWTRDPKAEKMATIQHYVADPEVRKRAWQSRLESPAWTAEPNAGHRALVFLERRGKLDILITQNVDGLHAKAGSDPARIVEIHGTMREVVCLSCNERAPMERALARVRAGEADPACRSCGGILKSATISFGQALVRDDLERAQRAAERCDLLLAVGTTLAVFPIAGVVPVAREAGARLIILNAEPTAMDDLADVVLRGSIGQVLPRLVGAD
- a CDS encoding LLM class flavin-dependent oxidoreductase, with the translated sequence MARKPALSLAAVPGRRRATLELAQRIEQEGYAGIYCPSMNDGLALCEAIAQVTRTIPFGTSIANIYTRHAYDFAGTAAFVHELSGGRFRFGIGVSHGPAHQRLGVRPGKPLEDIRKFVADLRDGGKTAGELPPVVLATLRQKMVALSAEIAEGAVWANAARSHMATSLKHLPEARRKDPKFFIGNMVPTVVAEDRAAAAAVNRKTLVNYVKLPNYQNYWIEAGFEEEMTAIRKAIAAREDDRIPSLMSDRWLREVTLYGTAADVREGIEAWYATGINTLIVVPSSTRGGQMVAFQEVMEALR
- a CDS encoding zinc-binding dehydrogenase, with the translated sequence MPDTARLAVFHGTGTPFEIREYPVPEPEPGAMLIKIALANVCGSDMHYWRGEQDYKKMGRPLPLNTGHEHVGTVAKLGPGVTTDTAGQPLVVGDRVLYRYFFPCGRCKACLRRQFKSCPVRQANWLVSCEVWPHFQGGFGQYFYLRPNHAVFKLGSEITDEMAAGINCAYTQVYAGLDIAALRAGQTVVVQGAGGLGVYACAVAREMGASQVIVIDGIDERLELAKQFGATDVVDMRRDSTPAERIERVKKLTDGWGGDVVLELVGHPGVVDEGLRMTAPEGTYLEVGNINVGWKAEFDPSWIIFGNRRIIGLAHYEAEHLRGALDLMRRTLTKYPWGRVVSHKFPLEEINEAFTQQDKGHVTRAAIVPN
- a CDS encoding alpha/beta hydrolase domain-containing protein → MAVTRFEVMMRRPLAGGAPFRGAGGDVGPYEELKGRLHFAVDPLHAANRRITDVELAPRSAAGRVEWWSDVSILLPVNRARCSGRVLLDVVNRGNTVAVPNFNRATRPAFVPGADPNPPIDVGDGFLMKRGWVVISCGWQCDVPEIAGLHRMQAPEARDVEGRPLRGRVYTQLQSARDVSDFLLSDRGHLAYRAADLDERDALLTVRDQPDGPAEVIPREQWRFARMESGRVIPDPRHIHLDGGFAKGRLYQIAYTAEGAPVLGLSMAALREAVSWLKHGSAAEGNPAPGIIRWAYAYGRSQTGRLLRTFAYEDLNLDEAGREAFDGIFANVAGGMRGEFNQRFGQNSKDRNHMMMHLFPFSDQPATDRDTGMKDALHARLDARGSRLRAFYTNTSAEYHRGDASLVHTDPDGERDMAHGPNVRVYHYAGTEHGLGIWPPSDIQIAPADPTGAVDKSQNLRGIVDYSPLLRAGLVNLDRWVTEDVEPPPSQHPRLADGTAVPPERLAHVFAAIPHAHYLPHHAKPRRLDWATLPPKPGRAFGSLVSAVDADGNEVAGIVLPELTVPVATHTGWTLRHPDIGGAEQLLVFGGATLPFPRTRAEREASGDPRPSLEERYASRADYLSRVREAAVLLARAGYLLEEDIELSVATAARFWDHPFSDPDRLHRGES